One genomic window of Niveibacterium sp. SC-1 includes the following:
- the mtgA gene encoding monofunctional biosynthetic peptidoglycan transglycosylase: protein MKRVWFWTKRILFWLVLLFLAYQLWVFGHVLAWRWIDPGKTSFMSLRLSELREKDPAAELKHEWVSYGKISVQLKRAVIAAEDDGFVDHDGFDWEAMQKALEKNEKLAARGKPIRGGSTISQQLAKNLFLSPTRSYVRKAEEALITVMIETLWDKRRILEVYLNVVEWGNGIFGAEAAARRYYGIPAANLNAGQAARLAVMLPNPRKYEKSFGPRLAAHAARVESRMRWSEVP, encoded by the coding sequence ATGAAGCGGGTCTGGTTCTGGACCAAGCGCATCCTCTTCTGGCTGGTCCTGCTCTTCCTCGCCTACCAGCTGTGGGTCTTCGGCCATGTGCTGGCCTGGCGCTGGATCGATCCGGGCAAGACGAGCTTCATGTCCTTGCGCCTGTCCGAGCTGCGTGAAAAGGATCCGGCCGCGGAGCTCAAGCATGAGTGGGTGTCCTACGGAAAGATCTCGGTACAGCTCAAGCGCGCGGTGATCGCCGCCGAGGACGACGGCTTCGTCGACCACGACGGCTTCGACTGGGAAGCGATGCAGAAGGCGCTGGAAAAGAACGAGAAGCTGGCCGCGCGCGGCAAGCCGATCCGCGGCGGCTCCACCATCAGCCAGCAGCTCGCCAAGAACCTCTTCCTCTCGCCCACGCGCAGCTACGTGCGCAAGGCCGAGGAGGCGCTGATCACCGTGATGATCGAGACCCTGTGGGACAAGCGACGCATCCTCGAGGTCTACCTGAACGTGGTCGAGTGGGGCAATGGCATCTTCGGTGCCGAGGCCGCCGCGCGCCGCTACTACGGTATCCCCGCGGCCAACCTCAATGCCGGCCAGGCTGCACGTCTCGCGGTGATGCTGCCCAACCCCCGCAAGTACGAGAAGAGCTTCGGCCCGCGCCTCGCCGCCCATGCGGCGCGGGTGGAGTCACGCATGCGCTGGTCCGAAGTGCCCTGA
- the aroE gene encoding shikimate dehydrogenase produces the protein MPDQAPAPALDPAFDRYAVFGNPIAHSKSPFIHARFAEAAAQAMRYEALLAPIAGFAQAVADFRAAGGRGANVTVPFKLEAFALADTRSARAEAAGAANTLLISEAGIHADNTDGIGLVRDLAWLGAPIAGRRVLLLGAGGAARGAILPLLEAGPCELVVANRTRAKAEELAIRFSDAGPINAAGFDSLQGSFDLVINATSASLSDAAPPLPAGVYAAGALAYDMMYGKTETAFLTAARALGANRLADGLGMLVEQAAESFTLWRGVRPDTAPVRQALRDMLAAS, from the coding sequence ATGCCCGACCAAGCTCCCGCTCCTGCGCTCGACCCCGCATTCGACCGCTACGCCGTCTTCGGCAACCCGATCGCCCACAGCAAGTCCCCCTTCATCCACGCCCGCTTCGCCGAGGCAGCGGCGCAGGCGATGCGCTATGAAGCGCTGCTCGCGCCCATAGCCGGCTTCGCGCAGGCGGTGGCGGACTTTCGCGCGGCGGGCGGGCGCGGCGCCAACGTGACGGTGCCTTTCAAGCTCGAAGCCTTCGCACTCGCGGATACGCGCTCGGCGCGCGCCGAGGCGGCCGGCGCGGCGAACACGCTGCTCATCTCCGAGGCCGGCATCCATGCCGACAATACGGATGGCATCGGACTGGTGCGCGATCTCGCCTGGCTGGGCGCACCGATCGCGGGACGCCGCGTGCTCCTGCTCGGTGCCGGTGGCGCGGCGCGTGGGGCGATCCTGCCGCTGCTCGAAGCGGGGCCGTGCGAGCTGGTGGTCGCCAACCGCACGCGCGCAAAAGCCGAGGAGCTGGCGATCCGTTTCTCCGACGCAGGGCCGATCAACGCCGCAGGTTTCGACAGCCTGCAGGGCAGCTTCGATCTCGTCATCAACGCCACCTCGGCCTCGCTCTCCGACGCAGCGCCGCCGCTGCCGGCGGGCGTCTATGCGGCGGGTGCGCTGGCCTACGACATGATGTACGGCAAGACCGAGACCGCCTTCCTCACCGCTGCACGCGCGCTCGGTGCGAACCGTCTCGCCGACGGGCTGGGCATGCTGGTCGAGCAGGCGGCGGAGAGCTTCACGCTCTGGCGCGGCGTGCGGCCGGACACGGCGCCGGTTCGCCAGGCCCTGCGCGACATGCTCGCCGCCTCATGA
- a CDS encoding TonB family protein, with the protein MKPVAPKPAAAKPPAPKPAEATPGKKRRLRLPPPGRRIGSENVLWTAVAVSILAHAVALALHFVLPGNNGKRQNDKGLEVVLVNSKHAHAPRDAQVLAQANLDAGGNTVEKLKASTPLPPQDVEREGDALVQQQKRVQELEARQRELLTQSKKPRPANTAPTQKEATEEQAEVQGTDLVENARAIARQEAIIDKQLREYNQRPRKSFVGTRAAEYRFARYVEDWRQKIERVGTLNFPRSSRGKVYGSLLLTVEIRADGSVETVDVKRSSGHRELDEAAIRIVRLAEPYAAFPPDIRKDTDILSITRTWTFTGAETLEAK; encoded by the coding sequence GTGAAGCCCGTGGCACCCAAGCCCGCCGCAGCCAAGCCGCCTGCGCCCAAGCCGGCCGAGGCCACGCCGGGCAAGAAACGGCGCCTGCGCCTGCCGCCGCCCGGACGCCGGATCGGTAGCGAGAACGTGCTGTGGACCGCGGTTGCGGTCTCCATCCTCGCCCATGCGGTCGCGCTGGCCCTGCATTTCGTCCTGCCCGGCAACAACGGCAAGCGGCAGAACGACAAGGGCCTGGAAGTCGTGCTCGTCAATTCCAAGCATGCCCACGCGCCACGCGACGCGCAGGTGCTGGCCCAGGCCAACCTTGATGCCGGCGGCAACACCGTCGAGAAACTCAAGGCGAGCACCCCGCTGCCGCCGCAGGACGTGGAGCGCGAAGGCGACGCTCTCGTCCAGCAGCAGAAGCGCGTGCAGGAACTCGAAGCGCGCCAGCGCGAACTGCTGACCCAGTCGAAGAAGCCGCGACCCGCGAATACCGCGCCGACGCAGAAGGAAGCCACAGAAGAACAGGCCGAGGTGCAGGGGACGGATCTCGTCGAGAACGCCCGCGCGATCGCCCGCCAGGAAGCGATCATCGACAAGCAGTTGCGCGAGTACAACCAGCGCCCGCGCAAGTCCTTCGTCGGCACGCGCGCCGCCGAATACCGCTTTGCCCGCTACGTCGAAGACTGGCGTCAGAAGATCGAACGCGTAGGCACGCTCAACTTCCCGCGTTCAAGCCGCGGCAAGGTCTACGGCAGCCTGCTCCTGACGGTGGAAATCCGCGCCGACGGCAGTGTCGAGACCGTGGACGTCAAGCGCTCCTCCGGCCACCGGGAACTGGACGAAGCCGCGATCCGCATCGTCCGCCTGGCCGAGCCCTACGCCGCCTTCCCGCCGGACATCCGCAAGGACACCGACATCCTGTCGATCACCCGCACCTGGACCTTTACCGGCGCCGAGACGCTGGAAGCCAAGTAG